Proteins encoded by one window of Conger conger chromosome 1, fConCon1.1, whole genome shotgun sequence:
- the LOC133121626 gene encoding ladderlectin-like, whose protein sequence is MKFLTVSVLLFMGLALSVSEGASVAEAEVSVAENGAAPPAEETVETVPEEPAQNIPESPELGAKLLLTRFQEECPFGWYGHQGRCYQFVNQANTWINAQQYCIGIGANLASARNPREYIFLQDLVDEIGRTSRAWLGGFYLQNTWLWVDGEGFYYQNWQSQASSSSYPCLFLQTTAGWSKTNCCSTTNQFVCVKRTC, encoded by the exons ATGAAGTTTTtgactgtctctgtgctgctcttCATGGGCCTCGCTCTTAGTGTATCAG AGGGGGCCAGCGTGGCTGAAGCAGAGGTCAGTGTGGCTGAAAATGGTGCTGCACCTCCAGCAG AGGAGACTGTGGAAACTGTGCCAGAAGAACCAGCTCAGAATATCCCAG AATCCCCTGAACTGGGGGCTAAGCTTCTACTCACAAGATTCCAAGAGGAGTGTCCATTTGGTTGGTACGGTCATCAAGGACGCTGCTACCAGTTTGTTAATCAGGCCAATACATGGATCAATGCACAG CAATATTGCATTGGAATAGGTGCTAATTTAGCCTCAGCACGCAACCCGCGGGAATACATATTCCTCCAAGACTTGGTGGATGAAATTGGTCGAACTTCACGGGCGTGGCTTGGGGGGTTTTATCTTCAG AACACATGGTTGTGGGTGGATGGTGAAGGATTCTACTACCAAAACTGGCAATCTCAGGCTTCATCCAGCAGCTACCCTTGCCTTTTTCTGCAAACAACAG ctgGCTGGTCCAAGACCAATTGTTGCTCTACAACTAATCaatttgtttgtgtgaaaaGAACTTGCTGA
- the LOC133121686 gene encoding snaclec coagulation factor IX-binding protein subunit A-like — protein sequence MKFLTVSVLLFMGLALSVSEGASVAEAEVSVAENGAAPPAEETVETVPEEPAQNLPESPEFGAKTLLIRSQGDCSFGWYGHQGRCYQFVNQADTWINAQQYCIGIGANLASARNPREYIFLQDLVDEIGRGSQAWLGGFYLQNTWLWVDGEGFYYQNWDFQITASSHPCLYLQKRVGWSNTICYSTRYPFVCVKRSC from the exons ATGAAGTTTTtgactgtctctgtgctgctcttCATGGGCCTCGCTCTTAGTGTATCAG AGGGGGCCAGCGTGGCTGAAGCAGAGGTCAGTGTGGCTGAAAATGGTGCTGCACCTCCAGCAG AGGAGACTGTGGAAACTGTGCCAGAAGAACCAGCTCAGAATCTCCCAG AATCCCCTGAATTTGGGGCTAAGACTCTACTCATACGATCCCAAGGGGACTGTTCATTTGGTTGGTACGGTCATCAAGGACGCTGCTACCAGTTTGTTAATCAGGCCGATACATGGATCAATGCACAG CAATATTGCATTGGAATAGGTGCTAATTTAGCCTCAGCACGCAACCCGCGGGAATACATATTCCTCCAAGACTTGGTGGATGAAATTGGCCGAGGTTCACAGGCGTGGCTTGGGGGGTTTTATCTTCAG AACACATGGTTGTGGGTGGATGGTGAAGGATTCTACTACCAAAACTGGGATTTTCAGATTACTGCTAGTAGCCACCCTTGCCTTTATCTGCAAAAAAGAG ttGGCTGGTCCAACACGATTTGCTACTCTACACGTTAtccatttgtttgtgtgaaaaGAAGTTGCTGA
- the LOC133129666 gene encoding tumor necrosis factor alpha-induced protein 2-like isoform X1 — protein sequence MIKIRKNSGGNELAGAELPDKQPAERTTSRFSFRKPKIKLPSFKRKKNPMQTDIPPAFGLPKVVLTFEENLQQGHLFQAGKQLIQQEEHLFGREIGKEEKESGENKEKLKRDYESLLKKVWLSVDSSLSAGAEEVEGLKSAVSCIQQEEEQDRRWGKKPETQAPEWRPRQCRQMHDARLEKMVEKRMEEPNGVIVEGNMSSLKRDICKMGKQMKEDLLKVARELQNCYPEEFDICSVYAGLYHQAFSKRLTEIAKSELDVEDCAYLMSWVNNYYPNDILNHTELKENIHCKSLGDLLPVEVARGLEEQYLSDQETKVKTSISTALRTQEEAWLSGAQPELIEGHPGPISNYVVQCVDRAGKDARNVLGEAHKAQPIMCQLTNFLQSYKKSQEDFLKGKRGNIKAVTKANLASLAQFETYIVTERDVFTEKTRTCCLSLVEDMKDCGYQYLSKIIHADMKVRYRKLGTQSWLTENSVVMSGLLEGLTGHIEKCSDLKTSCFEEFVGRLHGDVMVEYVYRLLKKKLRLKDQGQQEAAARLLCEDSKALHALFTEKGSKEEWLSDILPKMSEVLKTQDPSMIQLEIITLARDYPDLSDCHVSDLLHLKMNLPISDIKMIKESLSENRNSVSSQNTRTFFSRVHRQDHASRFSKMMRLPH from the exons ATGATAAAGATTAGAAAAAACTCTGGAGGAAATGAACTGGCTGGAGCTGAATTACCAGATAAACAACCTGCCGAACGAACAACTTCGAGATTCAGTTTCAGGAAACCTAAAATTAAGTTGCCCTcctttaaaaggaaaaaaaatccaatgcaAACTGACATTCCACCAGCGTTTGGTCTTCCTAAAGTGGTTCTCACCTTTGAAGAGAACCTACAGCAGGGCCATCTTTTCCAGGCTGGAAAGCAGCTGATCCAACAGGAGGAGCATCTGTTTGGGAGGGAAATagggaaggaggagaaggagagtggggaaaacaaggaaaaactGAAGAGAGATTATGAGTCCCTTCTCAAGAAGGTGTGGCTGTCAGTGGACTCTTCGCTGAGTGCTGgggcagaggaggtggagggCCTGAAGTCGGCCGTGAGCTGCatccagcaggaggaggagcaggataGGAGGTGGGGGAAGAAACCAGAGACACAGGCCCCTGAATGGAGGCCCAGGCAGTGCAGACAAATGCACGATGCCCGGCTTGAGAAGATGGTGGAGAAACGGATGGAAGAACCAAATGGAGTGATCGTGGAAGGAAACATGTCTTCCTTGAAGAGGGATATCTGCAAGATGGGCAAACAGATGAAGGAGGACCTGCTGAAGGTGGCACGGgagctgcagaactgctaccCTGAGGAGTTTGACATCTGCAGTGTGTATGCCGGACTATATCATCAAGCCTTTTCTAAACGTTTAACGGAGATTGCCAAGTCTGAGCTGGATGTAGAAGATTGTGCTTACCTCATGTCCTGGGTGAATAATTACTATCCAAA TGACATTTTAAATCACACTGAACTCAAAGAGAATATACATTGCAAATCGCTTGGAGATTTGTTGCCTGTGGAGGTGGCTAGAGGCTTGGAGGAGCAGTATCTCTCAGACCAAGAG ACAAAAGTGAAGACAAGCATCTCCACTGCCCTGAGGACACAAGAGGAGGCCTGGCTGAGTGGAGCTCAACCCGAGCTTATAGAAGGACATCCCGGTCCCATTTCCAATTATGTCGTACAG tgtgtTGATAGGGCTGGGAAAGATGCCAGGAATGTACTGGGTGAGGCGCACAAagcccagccaatcatgtgtcagTTGACGAACTTCCTACAGAg CTATAAGAAATCCCAGGAAGATTTTCTGAAAGGAAAGCGTGGAAACATCAAAGCAGTGACAAAGGCTAACTTGGCCAGTCTTGCGCAATTTGA GACCTATATTGTAACAGAGAGAGATGTCTTCACAGAAAAGACGAGAACATGTTGCTTATCACTCGTGGAAGACATGAAAGACTGTGGCTACCAGTATCTCTCCAAGATCATACATGCAGATATGAAG GTACGGTACCGTAAGCTGGGCACCCAGTCCTGGCTCACAGAAAACAGCGTTGTCATGAGCGGCCTTCTAGAAGGGCTGACGGGACACATTGAGAAGTGCAGCGATCTGAAGACCAGCTGCTTTGAG GAGTTTGTTGGCCGGCTGCATGGCGATGTGATGGTGGAGTATGTGTACAGGCTGCTGAAGAAGAAGCTGAGGCTGAAGGATCAAGGCCAGCAGGAGGCAGCTGCCAGGCTGCTGTGTGAGGACAGCAAGGCACTACATGCCCTGTTCACTGAGAAG GGGTCTAAAGAAGAGTGGCTGAGTGACATTCTCCCAAAAATGTCTGAAGTGCTGAAGACACAGGACCCAAGCATGATCCAGCTGGAGATCATCACCCTGGCTCGGGACTACCCTGACCTCAG TGACTGCCATGTCTCTGACCTGCTCCACCTAAAGATGAACCTTCCCATCTCCGACATCAAGATGATCAAGGAGAGCCTGTCGGAGAACCGAAACTCAGTCAGCTCCCAGAACACCAGAACGTTCTTCTCCAGAGTGCATCGGCAAGATCACGCATCACGCTTTTCCAAGATGATGCGACTCCCGCACTGA
- the LOC133129666 gene encoding tumor necrosis factor alpha-induced protein 2-like isoform X2 translates to MQTDIPPAFGLPKVVLTFEENLQQGHLFQAGKQLIQQEEHLFGREIGKEEKESGENKEKLKRDYESLLKKVWLSVDSSLSAGAEEVEGLKSAVSCIQQEEEQDRRWGKKPETQAPEWRPRQCRQMHDARLEKMVEKRMEEPNGVIVEGNMSSLKRDICKMGKQMKEDLLKVARELQNCYPEEFDICSVYAGLYHQAFSKRLTEIAKSELDVEDCAYLMSWVNNYYPNDILNHTELKENIHCKSLGDLLPVEVARGLEEQYLSDQETKVKTSISTALRTQEEAWLSGAQPELIEGHPGPISNYVVQCVDRAGKDARNVLGEAHKAQPIMCQLTNFLQSYKKSQEDFLKGKRGNIKAVTKANLASLAQFETYIVTERDVFTEKTRTCCLSLVEDMKDCGYQYLSKIIHADMKVRYRKLGTQSWLTENSVVMSGLLEGLTGHIEKCSDLKTSCFEEFVGRLHGDVMVEYVYRLLKKKLRLKDQGQQEAAARLLCEDSKALHALFTEKGSKEEWLSDILPKMSEVLKTQDPSMIQLEIITLARDYPDLSDCHVSDLLHLKMNLPISDIKMIKESLSENRNSVSSQNTRTFFSRVHRQDHASRFSKMMRLPH, encoded by the exons atgcaAACTGACATTCCACCAGCGTTTGGTCTTCCTAAAGTGGTTCTCACCTTTGAAGAGAACCTACAGCAGGGCCATCTTTTCCAGGCTGGAAAGCAGCTGATCCAACAGGAGGAGCATCTGTTTGGGAGGGAAATagggaaggaggagaaggagagtggggaaaacaaggaaaaactGAAGAGAGATTATGAGTCCCTTCTCAAGAAGGTGTGGCTGTCAGTGGACTCTTCGCTGAGTGCTGgggcagaggaggtggagggCCTGAAGTCGGCCGTGAGCTGCatccagcaggaggaggagcaggataGGAGGTGGGGGAAGAAACCAGAGACACAGGCCCCTGAATGGAGGCCCAGGCAGTGCAGACAAATGCACGATGCCCGGCTTGAGAAGATGGTGGAGAAACGGATGGAAGAACCAAATGGAGTGATCGTGGAAGGAAACATGTCTTCCTTGAAGAGGGATATCTGCAAGATGGGCAAACAGATGAAGGAGGACCTGCTGAAGGTGGCACGGgagctgcagaactgctaccCTGAGGAGTTTGACATCTGCAGTGTGTATGCCGGACTATATCATCAAGCCTTTTCTAAACGTTTAACGGAGATTGCCAAGTCTGAGCTGGATGTAGAAGATTGTGCTTACCTCATGTCCTGGGTGAATAATTACTATCCAAA TGACATTTTAAATCACACTGAACTCAAAGAGAATATACATTGCAAATCGCTTGGAGATTTGTTGCCTGTGGAGGTGGCTAGAGGCTTGGAGGAGCAGTATCTCTCAGACCAAGAG ACAAAAGTGAAGACAAGCATCTCCACTGCCCTGAGGACACAAGAGGAGGCCTGGCTGAGTGGAGCTCAACCCGAGCTTATAGAAGGACATCCCGGTCCCATTTCCAATTATGTCGTACAG tgtgtTGATAGGGCTGGGAAAGATGCCAGGAATGTACTGGGTGAGGCGCACAAagcccagccaatcatgtgtcagTTGACGAACTTCCTACAGAg CTATAAGAAATCCCAGGAAGATTTTCTGAAAGGAAAGCGTGGAAACATCAAAGCAGTGACAAAGGCTAACTTGGCCAGTCTTGCGCAATTTGA GACCTATATTGTAACAGAGAGAGATGTCTTCACAGAAAAGACGAGAACATGTTGCTTATCACTCGTGGAAGACATGAAAGACTGTGGCTACCAGTATCTCTCCAAGATCATACATGCAGATATGAAG GTACGGTACCGTAAGCTGGGCACCCAGTCCTGGCTCACAGAAAACAGCGTTGTCATGAGCGGCCTTCTAGAAGGGCTGACGGGACACATTGAGAAGTGCAGCGATCTGAAGACCAGCTGCTTTGAG GAGTTTGTTGGCCGGCTGCATGGCGATGTGATGGTGGAGTATGTGTACAGGCTGCTGAAGAAGAAGCTGAGGCTGAAGGATCAAGGCCAGCAGGAGGCAGCTGCCAGGCTGCTGTGTGAGGACAGCAAGGCACTACATGCCCTGTTCACTGAGAAG GGGTCTAAAGAAGAGTGGCTGAGTGACATTCTCCCAAAAATGTCTGAAGTGCTGAAGACACAGGACCCAAGCATGATCCAGCTGGAGATCATCACCCTGGCTCGGGACTACCCTGACCTCAG TGACTGCCATGTCTCTGACCTGCTCCACCTAAAGATGAACCTTCCCATCTCCGACATCAAGATGATCAAGGAGAGCCTGTCGGAGAACCGAAACTCAGTCAGCTCCCAGAACACCAGAACGTTCTTCTCCAGAGTGCATCGGCAAGATCACGCATCACGCTTTTCCAAGATGATGCGACTCCCGCACTGA